One genomic segment of Chitinophaga parva includes these proteins:
- a CDS encoding alpha-ketoacid dehydrogenase subunit alpha/beta: MNTETTKNMESRLSFEEFRREVLRDYQLICESREISLLGRREVLTGKAKFGIFGDGKELAQVAMSKYFMPGDFRSGYYRDQTFAFATGMATAEQFFSQLYADPDLANDPFSAGRQMNSHFATPNLGSDGQWLDLTAQKNTAADLSPTAAQMPRSLGLAFASKLFREVESLQGYTHLSKKGNEICFATIGDASTSEGHFWETMNAAGVLQVPLAVFVWDDGYGISVPRKYQTTKGSISAALEGFRKTENSNGFDIYNVKGWDYAGMCEVFEAAIRKIRETHVPALFHVEELTQPQGHSTSGSHERYKSKERMAWEKEFDCNHKMRQWILENALSDELTLKEIEVKAKTAALDARKAAWDKYAAPIKQQVQQSLELLQAIVTEGQGDVAFVSKTMQELQNNREPLRRDILKGLSHVLLRYRQVESPAVTALKAFLDETNAKEKINYNSLLHATGANSVHNVPVVPAVFEGEPVTLNGYEVINHYFDQLLENNPRVFAFGEDVGKIGDVNQGFAGLQQKHGKQRVFDTGIRELTIMGQGIGMALRGLRPIAEIQYLDYLLYGLEPLSDDVASLQYRTAGIMHCPIIVRTRGHRLEGVWHSGSPMGMAINALRGFNICVPRNLTQAAGMYNTLLIANEPALVIEPLNGYRLKEQLPSNLGTFTVPMGVPEVVKAGTDITIVSYGSTLRLVEEAAVTLEEFGVHAEIIDVQTLLPFDIHHRIVESLKKTNRILFVDEDVPGGGTAFMFQQVMEAQQGYRWLDVAPRTLSAQAHRPAYGSDGDYFSKPNVEDIIRVVMEMVAE; the protein is encoded by the coding sequence ATGAATACTGAAACTACTAAGAATATGGAAAGCCGGTTGTCGTTTGAAGAGTTCAGGAGAGAGGTGTTGCGCGACTACCAACTGATTTGCGAAAGCAGGGAGATAAGCCTGCTGGGCCGACGCGAAGTGCTTACGGGCAAAGCTAAATTCGGCATCTTTGGTGATGGTAAAGAACTGGCCCAGGTGGCCATGTCAAAATATTTTATGCCAGGCGATTTCCGCTCGGGCTATTACCGCGACCAGACCTTTGCCTTTGCAACAGGCATGGCTACCGCGGAACAATTCTTTTCACAATTATATGCGGACCCGGACCTGGCCAATGACCCGTTCTCCGCGGGCCGCCAGATGAACAGCCACTTTGCTACGCCTAACCTGGGCAGCGATGGACAATGGCTGGACCTTACCGCACAGAAAAATACGGCAGCTGACCTGTCGCCTACCGCTGCGCAAATGCCGCGGTCACTGGGCCTGGCCTTTGCCTCTAAATTATTCCGCGAAGTAGAATCCCTGCAGGGCTATACCCATCTTTCCAAAAAAGGCAACGAGATCTGCTTTGCCACCATTGGCGATGCTTCTACCTCTGAAGGCCATTTTTGGGAAACCATGAATGCCGCCGGTGTACTGCAGGTGCCCCTGGCTGTGTTTGTATGGGATGATGGCTACGGAATTTCTGTGCCGCGTAAATATCAAACCACGAAGGGCTCTATCAGCGCTGCTTTGGAAGGTTTCCGCAAAACGGAGAACTCTAACGGTTTTGACATTTATAATGTAAAGGGATGGGACTATGCCGGCATGTGCGAAGTGTTTGAAGCCGCTATCCGCAAGATCCGTGAAACCCACGTCCCTGCACTGTTTCACGTAGAGGAGCTTACGCAACCCCAAGGCCACTCCACCAGCGGATCGCACGAGCGGTACAAGAGCAAGGAGCGCATGGCCTGGGAGAAGGAATTTGACTGCAATCACAAGATGCGTCAATGGATACTGGAGAATGCACTGTCTGATGAGCTGACACTGAAAGAAATTGAAGTGAAGGCAAAGACGGCCGCCCTGGATGCCCGTAAGGCTGCCTGGGACAAATATGCCGCGCCTATAAAACAACAGGTACAGCAAAGCCTGGAGCTGCTGCAGGCCATCGTTACAGAAGGCCAGGGCGATGTGGCTTTTGTGAGCAAGACCATGCAGGAACTGCAGAACAACCGTGAGCCCCTGCGCCGTGACATCCTGAAAGGGCTGAGCCACGTACTGCTGCGTTACCGCCAGGTGGAAAGCCCGGCAGTAACGGCTTTGAAGGCATTCCTGGATGAGACCAACGCAAAGGAAAAGATAAATTACAATAGCCTCCTGCATGCTACCGGTGCTAACTCGGTGCACAATGTGCCCGTGGTACCCGCAGTGTTTGAAGGCGAACCGGTGACGCTGAATGGTTATGAAGTGATCAATCACTACTTTGACCAGTTGCTGGAGAACAATCCCAGGGTATTTGCCTTTGGGGAAGATGTGGGCAAGATAGGGGATGTGAACCAGGGCTTTGCCGGCCTGCAACAAAAGCACGGCAAGCAACGGGTCTTTGATACCGGCATCCGGGAGCTTACCATTATGGGACAAGGTATAGGCATGGCTTTGCGCGGGCTGCGGCCTATTGCGGAGATCCAGTACCTGGACTACCTGCTGTATGGCCTGGAGCCGCTGAGCGATGATGTAGCAAGCCTGCAATACCGCACTGCGGGCATTATGCACTGCCCCATCATTGTGCGCACCCGCGGCCACCGGCTGGAAGGCGTATGGCACTCCGGCTCTCCGATGGGCATGGCTATTAATGCACTCCGCGGTTTCAATATCTGCGTGCCGCGCAACCTTACACAGGCTGCCGGTATGTATAATACGTTGCTGATTGCCAATGAACCGGCATTAGTGATAGAGCCCCTGAACGGCTACCGCCTGAAGGAACAGCTGCCCAGCAACCTGGGAACCTTTACGGTGCCGATGGGCGTGCCCGAAGTGGTGAAAGCCGGTACAGACATCACGATCGTTTCTTACGGTTCTACCCTGCGCCTGGTGGAAGAAGCGGCGGTGACACTGGAAGAATTTGGGGTGCATGCAGAGATCATCGATGTGCAGACGTTGCTGCCCTTTGACATACATCACCGTATTGTGGAGTCACTGAAGAAAACAAACCGCATCCTGTTTGTAGATGAAGACGTACCCGGTGGTGGTACGGCCTTTATGTTCCAGCAGGTGATGGAAGCCCAGCAGGGATACCGCTGGCTGGATGTAGCCCCCCGCACACTGAGTGCACAGGCGCACCGCCCGGCTTACGGCTCCGATGGGGATTACTTCTCCAAGCCGAACGTGGAGGACATTATCCGCGTGGTAATGGAGATGGTAGCGGAATAG
- a CDS encoding dicarboxylate/amino acid:cation symporter, with the protein MKRPNRLTLFIFGAMLLGVLTGFLVRAVYITFPANPARPLPPTIIAFSDNISLLTDMFLLMIKMIIAPLVFSTLVVGVAKLGDLKAVGRIGGKTMLWFVSASLVSLFLGMVLVNLLKPGLSLNLPLPDAHANTGVEGQTISLKGFIHHLIPHSIVDAMATNEILQIVVFALFFGVGAAAIGEQAAPVIKLLDSVAHIMLKVTGYVMNFAPLAVFGALASVIATQGLSVLYVYLKFIGQFYLGLAALWMVIAFAGALVLRNATGPLLKRIVSPVLMAFGTASSEAAYPATMEQLEEFGCDKRIVSFVLPLGYSFNLDGSMMYMTFASLFIAQAYGITLSFDKQVTMLLVLMLTSKGIAGVPRASLVVIAGTLPMFHIPEGGLVLLLAIDHLLDMGRSATNVVGNAVAAAVVSKWEGALDMQAALRNAHKIKQG; encoded by the coding sequence ATGAAGCGCCCGAACAGGCTTACCTTATTCATCTTTGGAGCAATGTTGCTCGGCGTTTTAACAGGCTTTCTCGTCCGCGCCGTTTATATCACCTTCCCGGCAAACCCGGCCAGGCCGCTGCCACCCACTATTATTGCATTTTCCGATAATATTTCCCTGCTTACAGACATGTTCCTGCTGATGATCAAAATGATCATCGCGCCGCTCGTGTTCTCTACCCTTGTGGTAGGGGTGGCTAAACTGGGCGACCTGAAAGCGGTGGGCCGCATCGGTGGCAAAACGATGCTATGGTTTGTCAGTGCGAGTCTTGTTTCTTTGTTCCTGGGCATGGTGCTGGTAAACCTGCTGAAACCGGGCCTGTCCCTGAACCTGCCTTTACCGGATGCCCATGCAAATACGGGCGTGGAAGGACAGACCATTTCCCTGAAAGGATTTATCCATCACCTCATCCCGCATAGTATTGTGGATGCGATGGCCACGAATGAAATACTGCAGATCGTGGTATTTGCGTTGTTCTTTGGGGTGGGGGCGGCGGCCATCGGTGAGCAGGCAGCCCCGGTGATCAAGCTGCTGGATAGTGTAGCGCATATCATGCTGAAGGTAACGGGCTACGTGATGAACTTTGCCCCGCTGGCGGTGTTTGGCGCCCTGGCATCGGTGATCGCCACGCAGGGTTTGTCTGTGTTATATGTGTACCTGAAGTTTATCGGGCAGTTTTACCTGGGCCTGGCGGCGTTGTGGATGGTGATTGCTTTTGCAGGGGCCCTGGTATTGCGGAATGCGACCGGTCCTCTGCTCAAACGTATTGTGAGCCCGGTACTGATGGCATTTGGCACTGCCAGCAGCGAGGCTGCATACCCGGCCACCATGGAGCAGCTGGAGGAGTTTGGCTGCGATAAAAGAATTGTAAGTTTTGTACTGCCCCTGGGTTATTCTTTTAACCTGGACGGGTCCATGATGTATATGACCTTTGCCAGCTTGTTCATTGCCCAGGCTTACGGTATCACGCTTTCCTTTGATAAGCAGGTGACCATGCTACTGGTGCTCATGCTTACCAGTAAAGGAATTGCCGGCGTGCCCCGGGCCTCGCTGGTGGTGATAGCGGGCACTTTGCCCATGTTTCACATCCCGGAAGGGGGGCTGGTACTGCTGCTGGCCATCGACCACCTGCTGGATATGGGCCGCTCTGCCACCAATGTGGTGGGCAATGCCGTTGCGGCGGCCGTGGTTTCCAAATGGGAAGGCGCGCTGGATATGCAGGCGGCTTTACGGAACGCTCATAAAATAAAACAAGGCTAA
- a CDS encoding DedA family protein gives MHQIVELFKELINPEWIINHGGFYLVILIIFAETGLFVGFFLPGDSLLFVTGVYSSLISDSLGGMPLIVIMLLIAIAGVAGNYVGYWFGRKSGPLLFSRKDTFFFKKKHLYQAREFFEKHGGGAIFLARFLPIVRTFAPIVAGIVQMERKRFMMFNVLGSFAWVFSMILAGYYLDKSFPTLKNHLDIIIVLLVLITTLPVIIKFVFGKTKTPPGNPS, from the coding sequence ATGCATCAAATTGTAGAGTTATTTAAGGAATTGATTAACCCCGAGTGGATCATTAACCACGGTGGATTTTACCTCGTAATCCTGATCATCTTTGCAGAAACCGGCCTCTTTGTAGGCTTCTTCCTGCCGGGCGATTCCCTGCTGTTCGTTACCGGTGTGTACAGCTCCCTGATCAGTGATAGCCTGGGTGGCATGCCCCTCATCGTGATCATGCTGCTCATTGCCATAGCCGGTGTGGCCGGCAACTATGTAGGCTATTGGTTTGGCCGTAAATCCGGCCCGCTCCTGTTTAGCCGCAAGGACACCTTCTTCTTTAAGAAAAAACACCTGTACCAGGCCCGGGAATTTTTTGAAAAACATGGTGGTGGCGCCATCTTCCTGGCCCGCTTCCTGCCCATTGTGCGTACATTTGCGCCCATCGTGGCGGGTATTGTGCAAATGGAGCGCAAACGCTTCATGATGTTCAATGTGCTGGGTTCCTTTGCCTGGGTATTTTCGATGATCCTGGCAGGCTATTACCTGGACAAAAGCTTCCCCACGCTGAAAAACCACCTGGACATTATCATCGTGCTGCTCGTTCTCATCACCACCTTGCCGGTGATCATCAAGTTCGTGTTTGGCAAAACCAAGACCCCGCCCGGCAATCCTTCCTGA
- a CDS encoding MFS transporter, translating to MSSSPQKGPSIFSLAVIVASLGYFVDIYDLLLFTIVRVPSLKSLGLAQDSIDNGIGLLLINVQMAGLLLGGILWGVVGDKRGRLSVLFGSILLYSIANIANGFVTTTNGYLLWRFVAGLGLAGELGAGITLVSEILPKEKRGYGTMIVATVGVSGAVAANFIYKFADNFKLLEAWRVCYFIGGALGLGLLVLRVSVMESGMYAAVKASDARKGSFLALFTNGRRFLKYLQCVFLGTPTWFVVGILMAFSNKFGVELHVQTPINPGDAVAFCYTGLVIGDFASGYISQLWRSRKKVMILFLCLTAICSGVYLNLNGVTATTFYTMCFLSGISVGFWAIFVTIGAESFGTNLRATVATTVPNFARGMLLLITALFKGLQGSHSYVQSGAIVACITIGVALVAAFTIPETFGKDLDYTEDI from the coding sequence ATGTCGTCGTCTCCGCAAAAGGGGCCATCCATTTTCAGCCTGGCCGTGATTGTGGCCTCCCTGGGTTACTTTGTAGATATTTATGACCTGTTGCTGTTTACCATTGTGCGGGTGCCTTCGCTGAAGTCACTGGGGCTTGCACAGGATAGTATTGATAACGGCATTGGCCTGCTGCTCATCAATGTGCAGATGGCCGGCCTGCTGCTGGGGGGCATTCTCTGGGGCGTGGTAGGGGATAAGCGGGGCCGTCTCAGTGTATTATTTGGTTCCATTTTGCTGTACTCCATCGCCAATATCGCCAACGGCTTTGTGACCACTACCAACGGCTACCTGCTCTGGCGCTTCGTGGCAGGCCTGGGCCTGGCCGGTGAGCTGGGCGCAGGCATTACCCTGGTATCAGAGATCCTGCCTAAGGAAAAACGCGGCTATGGTACAATGATCGTGGCCACGGTAGGGGTGAGCGGCGCAGTGGCGGCCAATTTCATTTACAAATTTGCGGACAACTTTAAACTGCTGGAGGCCTGGCGGGTGTGCTACTTCATCGGAGGCGCACTGGGCCTGGGTTTGCTGGTATTGCGCGTAAGCGTAATGGAATCAGGGATGTATGCGGCGGTAAAGGCCAGTGATGCCAGGAAGGGGAGTTTCCTGGCCCTGTTCACCAATGGCAGGCGTTTCCTGAAATACCTGCAATGCGTGTTCCTGGGCACTCCCACCTGGTTTGTGGTGGGCATCCTCATGGCCTTCTCCAATAAATTCGGGGTGGAGCTGCATGTGCAAACGCCCATCAATCCTGGCGATGCCGTGGCTTTCTGTTATACCGGCCTGGTAATAGGTGACTTTGCCAGCGGCTACATCAGCCAGTTGTGGCGGAGCCGCAAGAAGGTCATGATCCTGTTCCTCTGCCTTACCGCCATCTGCTCCGGTGTGTACCTGAATTTAAACGGCGTAACGGCCACTACGTTCTACACAATGTGCTTTCTTTCCGGTATCAGCGTTGGGTTCTGGGCCATCTTTGTGACCATTGGTGCGGAGAGTTTTGGTACCAACCTGCGTGCTACGGTGGCTACTACGGTGCCCAACTTTGCGCGGGGTATGCTGCTGCTCATCACGGCCTTGTTCAAAGGCCTGCAGGGGAGCCACTCCTATGTGCAAAGTGGCGCTATTGTGGCCTGCATTACCATAGGAGTAGCGCTGGTAGCGGCTTTCACTATACCGGAAACGTTTGGGAAAGACCTGGATTATACGGAAGACATCTAG
- a CDS encoding YebC/PmpR family DNA-binding transcriptional regulator — MGRIFEVRKHTMFARWDRMAKQFTRVGKEIAMAVKAAGPDPDNNPALRRCIQNAKAVNMPKDRVEAAIKRAMGKDKTDYEEVVYEGYAPHGIAVMVETATDNPTRTVANVRMHFNKQGGTLGNSGSVAFMFNRVGEFKVKNDGQNLDDLELELIDFGLEEIGEDSEGNIIIRVAFNEFGNMSKALEDKGITVISSELKRLPQNTVELPEEQAKEVLELVDRLEQDEDVQQVFYNLK; from the coding sequence ATGGGAAGGATATTCGAAGTTAGAAAGCACACCATGTTTGCCCGCTGGGATCGCATGGCTAAGCAATTCACCCGTGTAGGGAAGGAAATCGCGATGGCAGTAAAAGCTGCCGGCCCTGATCCCGACAACAACCCCGCCCTCCGTCGCTGCATACAAAACGCCAAGGCGGTGAATATGCCGAAAGACCGCGTGGAAGCCGCTATCAAGCGCGCTATGGGCAAAGACAAAACCGATTACGAAGAAGTTGTATATGAAGGGTATGCCCCCCACGGTATTGCCGTGATGGTGGAAACTGCCACGGACAATCCCACCCGCACCGTAGCCAACGTGCGCATGCACTTTAACAAACAGGGCGGCACCCTGGGCAACAGCGGCTCCGTAGCCTTTATGTTCAACCGCGTGGGTGAGTTCAAAGTAAAGAACGACGGCCAGAACCTGGACGACCTGGAACTGGAACTGATCGACTTTGGCCTGGAAGAAATTGGGGAAGACAGCGAAGGTAACATCATTATCCGCGTGGCCTTCAACGAATTTGGCAACATGAGCAAAGCCCTGGAAGATAAAGGTATCACCGTGATCAGCTCAGAGCTGAAACGCCTCCCCCAGAACACCGTGGAACTGCCGGAAGAGCAGGCCAAGGAAGTACTGGAACTGGTAGACCGCCTGGAACAGGACGAAGACGTACAGCAGGTGTTCTACAACCTGAAATAG
- a CDS encoding amino acid permease translates to MAKLFVRKPLSVLLSEADNSEKGLKRTLSAASLVALGIGAIIGAGLFVRTASAAGGHAGSGVTISFIIAAIGCAFAGLCYAEFASMIPIAGSAYTYSYATLGEFVAWIIGWDLVLEYALGAATVAISWSEYLNKLCEALFHFRIPYEWSHSPLQVSDLGERGIMNLPAVFILLLLTFLLIRGVQQSATVNAVIVIVKVSIVILFIALGWQFINPANHTPYLIPADAAPVTLNDGRIIDFSQFTNHGWGGVLAGAGIVFFAFIGFDAVSTAAQETKNPKTAMPIGILVSLLVCTVLYILFSHVLTGVAPYQDFLKSGSEASVAYAIDHYMPHYEWLSLFVTIAILAGFSSVILVMLLGQTRVFYSMANDGLVPPVFAKLHPKYRTPYKSQWLFFAFVSLFAAFLPESIVGDMTSIGTLFAFILVCIGIIVMRKTNPDLPRSFRTPLVPVVPILGVLVCAAMIYGLNWENWTRLAVWLVLGLFIYFGYGIRNSRVRKMQ, encoded by the coding sequence ATGGCCAAACTTTTTGTGAGAAAGCCACTCAGTGTACTATTGTCTGAAGCTGATAATTCTGAAAAAGGACTAAAACGAACCCTCAGCGCTGCATCACTCGTTGCGCTCGGCATCGGTGCCATCATTGGAGCCGGTTTGTTCGTTAGAACTGCATCAGCAGCCGGCGGTCACGCGGGCTCTGGCGTTACCATCTCCTTTATTATTGCGGCCATCGGTTGCGCATTTGCCGGTCTTTGCTACGCAGAATTTGCTTCCATGATCCCGATCGCCGGAAGCGCTTACACTTATTCCTATGCTACCCTGGGCGAATTTGTGGCCTGGATCATTGGCTGGGACCTGGTATTGGAATACGCCCTGGGCGCCGCCACGGTGGCTATTTCCTGGTCGGAATACCTGAATAAACTATGTGAGGCCCTCTTCCACTTCAGGATACCTTATGAATGGTCCCACTCCCCCCTCCAGGTATCAGACCTGGGTGAACGTGGTATCATGAACCTTCCTGCTGTATTCATTCTCCTTCTCCTTACCTTCCTGCTTATCCGCGGTGTACAGCAATCCGCTACGGTAAATGCCGTCATCGTGATCGTGAAGGTGAGCATCGTAATATTGTTCATCGCGCTGGGCTGGCAGTTCATCAATCCGGCTAACCACACGCCTTACCTGATCCCTGCCGATGCAGCCCCCGTAACATTGAATGACGGGCGCATCATCGACTTCTCCCAGTTTACAAACCACGGCTGGGGCGGTGTTTTGGCTGGTGCGGGCATCGTATTCTTCGCCTTTATCGGTTTTGACGCTGTATCCACCGCCGCCCAGGAAACCAAGAACCCGAAAACGGCTATGCCCATCGGTATCCTGGTATCCCTGCTGGTGTGCACCGTGTTATACATTCTCTTCTCCCACGTACTCACCGGCGTAGCACCTTACCAGGACTTCCTGAAATCTGGTAGCGAGGCTTCCGTAGCATACGCCATTGATCACTACATGCCCCACTACGAATGGCTGTCCCTCTTTGTGACGATTGCCATCCTGGCCGGCTTCTCCTCCGTGATCCTGGTGATGCTCCTGGGTCAAACCCGCGTGTTCTATTCCATGGCTAATGACGGCCTGGTGCCCCCGGTGTTTGCCAAACTGCACCCGAAATACCGTACGCCTTATAAATCCCAGTGGCTGTTCTTCGCATTCGTATCCCTGTTTGCGGCCTTCCTGCCGGAATCTATCGTAGGCGACATGACCAGCATTGGCACCCTGTTCGCCTTCATCCTGGTGTGCATTGGTATCATTGTAATGCGCAAGACCAACCCGGACCTGCCCCGTTCCTTCAGAACGCCGCTGGTACCGGTAGTGCCCATCCTGGGAGTACTGGTTTGTGCAGCCATGATCTATGGCCTGAACTGGGAAAACTGGACCCGTCTGGCAGTATGGCTGGTGCTCGGCCTTTTTATCTACTTTGGTTACGGCATCAGGAACAGCCGTGTACGCAAAATGCAATAA
- a CDS encoding response regulator transcription factor: protein MKAGILLVEDDHFFAKVLKRYLEKADYEVIYCENGERGLETFQQRPFDACLLDVLMPGKDGFSLAREIRERDDHVPLFFISSRFMEEDKLTGFRSGADGYLGKPFNFEELALRIRVFLKRARLQPSRRLLYNIGTLTFDYTELKIMHPESGSCVCLPPKEAELLKYLCENANRKIKRENILMHVWGVDDFFVGRSMDVYMTRLRKHFRVDPTVKLETMHGQGFRFSFDNKARPSYVTAALHN, encoded by the coding sequence ATGAAAGCAGGAATTCTTCTGGTAGAAGACGATCATTTCTTTGCGAAAGTCTTGAAGCGCTACCTGGAAAAAGCCGACTATGAGGTTATCTATTGTGAGAACGGGGAGAGAGGTTTGGAGACCTTTCAGCAGCGCCCGTTTGATGCCTGTTTGCTCGATGTATTAATGCCTGGTAAAGATGGTTTTTCGCTGGCCCGGGAGATCCGGGAGAGAGACGATCATGTGCCTCTTTTTTTTATTTCCAGCCGTTTTATGGAAGAAGACAAACTGACGGGCTTCCGCTCCGGTGCGGATGGCTACCTGGGAAAGCCATTCAATTTTGAGGAACTGGCCCTGCGCATCCGGGTATTCCTGAAGCGCGCCCGCCTGCAGCCCAGCCGGCGCCTGCTTTACAATATTGGCACACTCACCTTTGATTATACAGAATTAAAGATCATGCACCCGGAATCCGGCAGTTGCGTGTGCTTACCGCCTAAAGAAGCGGAGCTGCTGAAATACCTGTGCGAGAACGCCAACAGGAAAATCAAGCGGGAAAACATCCTGATGCATGTGTGGGGCGTGGATGACTTCTTTGTGGGGCGCAGTATGGATGTGTACATGACACGGTTGCGCAAACACTTCCGCGTAGACCCTACCGTGAAGCTGGAAACCATGCATGGGCAGGGGTTCCGCTTTTCTTTCGACAACAAGGCCCGGCCTTCTTACGTTACAGCCGCTTTACATAATTAA